A single region of the Buchnera aphidicola (Formosaphis micheliae) genome encodes:
- the nuoC gene encoding NADH-quinone oxidoreductase subunit C/D — MDTTEQFVSVSIIEELKCFFGEQSFFVQSTKMGLPVLWVDRTLILKIAKFLHNIPKSYNFLFDLHGVDERYRLHRKNIPNSDFSVFYHFVSIERNDDIMIKVALFFDDLNIPTLTNVFVNANWYERETWEMFGIVFTDHPNLRRIIMPDDWIGYPLRKDYPSRATEFDPFFLTKDKEDLAMESLTFKPEQWGMKRGTKDLDYMFLNLGPNHPSAHGAFRIVLQLDGEEIIDCVPDIGYHHRGAEKMAERQSWHTYIPYTDRIEYLGGCINEMPYVLAVEKLAGISVSNRVEVIRIMLSELFRINSHLLYISTFIQDVGAMTPVFLAFTDRQKIYDLVEFITGARMHPAWFRIGGLANDLPIGWDKLLKDFLQWMPKRLNIYLNASLKNTILISRAKGVAAYTRQDAINWGVTGAGLRATGISFDIRKSRPYSGYENFDFEIPIGNGISDCYSRVMLKVEEVRQSLSILTQCLQNMPSGPIKSDHPLATPPNKKHVFKHIETMITHFLQMSWGPVILPNESFQMIEAAKGINSYYIISDGETMSYRTRIRTPSFPHLQQIPSVIRGSVISDLIAYLGSIDFVMSDVDR; from the coding sequence ATGGATACAACAGAACAATTTGTTAGTGTTTCTATAATTGAAGAATTAAAATGTTTTTTTGGAGAACAATCTTTTTTTGTTCAATCTACTAAAATGGGTTTACCAGTTTTATGGGTCGATCGTACTTTAATATTAAAAATAGCAAAATTTTTACATAATATTCCTAAATCATATAATTTTCTATTTGATTTACATGGAGTTGATGAACGTTATCGTTTACATCGAAAAAATATACCAAATTCTGATTTTTCTGTATTTTATCATTTTGTTTCTATTGAAAGAAATGATGACATTATGATAAAAGTAGCATTGTTTTTTGATGATCTAAATATTCCTACATTAACTAATGTATTTGTTAATGCTAATTGGTATGAAAGAGAAACATGGGAAATGTTTGGTATTGTATTTACAGATCATCCAAATTTAAGACGTATTATTATGCCCGATGATTGGATAGGATATCCCTTGAGAAAAGATTATCCATCTAGAGCTACTGAGTTTGATCCTTTCTTTTTAACAAAGGATAAAGAAGATTTAGCAATGGAATCTTTAACATTTAAACCAGAACAGTGGGGAATGAAAAGAGGAACTAAGGATTTAGACTATATGTTTTTAAATTTAGGTCCTAATCATCCTTCTGCTCATGGTGCATTTCGTATTGTATTACAATTAGATGGAGAAGAAATTATAGATTGTGTACCAGATATAGGATATCATCATCGAGGTGCGGAAAAGATGGCAGAAAGGCAATCATGGCATACTTATATTCCGTATACAGATCGTATTGAGTATCTAGGTGGTTGCATAAATGAAATGCCGTATGTATTAGCAGTGGAAAAATTAGCAGGAATTTCAGTATCTAATAGAGTAGAAGTTATAAGAATAATGTTATCGGAATTATTTAGAATTAATAGTCATTTATTGTATATTTCTACATTTATTCAAGATGTTGGAGCTATGACTCCTGTATTTTTAGCTTTTACAGATCGTCAAAAAATTTATGACCTAGTAGAATTTATAACTGGAGCTAGAATGCATCCAGCTTGGTTTAGAATTGGTGGATTAGCTAATGATTTACCTATTGGATGGGATAAATTATTAAAAGATTTTTTACAGTGGATGCCGAAACGTCTTAATATTTATCTAAATGCTTCGTTAAAAAATACTATATTAATTAGTAGAGCTAAAGGAGTAGCTGCTTATACTAGACAAGATGCTATAAATTGGGGGGTTACTGGCGCAGGATTGCGAGCGACAGGTATATCTTTTGATATTAGAAAAAGTCGTCCATATTCAGGTTATGAAAATTTTGATTTTGAAATTCCTATAGGTAATGGAATTAGTGATTGTTATTCGAGAGTTATGTTGAAAGTAGAAGAAGTACGACAAAGTTTGTCTATTTTAACTCAATGTTTACAAAATATGCCATCTGGACCTATCAAATCTGATCATCCATTAGCGACTCCTCCAAACAAAAAACATGTTTTCAAACACATAGAAACAATGATTACTCATTTTTTACAAATGTCTTGGGGTCCTGTAATTCTTCCGAATGAAAGTTTTCAGATGATTGAAGCTGCTAAAGGTATTAACAGTTATTATATTATTAGTGATGGGGAAACAATGAGTTATCGTACTAGAATTCGTACGCCTAGTTTTCCTCATTTACAACAAATACCTTCGGTAATACGAGGTAGTGTAATATCAGATTTAATAGCCTATTTAGGTAGTATCGATTTTGTTATGTCAGATGTTGATCGTTAA
- the nuoE gene encoding NADH-quinone oxidoreductase subunit NuoE, translated as MIKVNLLNSNFRLNSLEKNKIKNQIKYYEDSRSVSIEALKIVQKERGWICDEAIFAISKLLGVSVVDIESVATFYNQIFRQPVGKNIIRYCDSIVCFINGYKDIQMLLENILAIKTGETTQDGMFTLLPTCCLGNCDQSPVLMINDDMHFCVTPKLIPNLLDSYK; from the coding sequence ATGATAAAAGTTAATTTATTAAATTCTAATTTTAGATTAAATAGTCTAGAAAAAAATAAAATAAAAAATCAAATAAAATATTATGAAGATTCTAGATCTGTATCTATAGAAGCTTTAAAAATTGTACAAAAAGAAAGAGGTTGGATTTGTGATGAAGCAATTTTTGCTATATCTAAATTATTAGGAGTATCTGTAGTAGATATAGAGTCAGTAGCTACTTTTTATAATCAAATTTTTCGACAACCAGTTGGTAAAAATATTATAAGATATTGTGATAGTATTGTATGTTTTATTAATGGTTATAAAGATATTCAAATGTTACTTGAAAATATATTGGCAATAAAAACAGGAGAAACAACTCAAGATGGTATGTTTACTTTACTTCCTACTTGTTGTCTAGGTAATTGCGATCAAAGTCCTGTTCTGATGATTAATGATGATATGCATTTCTGTGTTACTCCAAAATTAATTCCTAATTTATTAGATTCATACAAATGA
- the nuoG gene encoding NADH-quinone oxidoreductase subunit NuoG, translating to MAEIYVDGKQYNVDESNNLLHACLSAGIDIPYFCWHPILGSVGFCRQCAVKKYDSMELNQGQIVMSCMTPAKHGTIISIKDEESIAFRKFIIELLMTNHPHDCPVCEEGGNCHLQDMTVMTGHNIRRYNFNKRTHNNQYLGPFISHEMNRCIGCYRCTRYYQDYAGGTDLGVFGISNNIYFGRISDGILENEHSGNLVEICPTGVFTDKTSSEHYHRKWDMQYAPSICNYCSIGCNISVGERYGKICKIENRYHGLINHYLICDLGRFGYGYSNINDRPIKSYHKILNDKIILNDEQAIETAANILNKSNSILGIGSNRASIESNFALKKIVGEENFSSGLLFEEQDCINLIINILKNGGIYTPTLREIENYDVIVILGEDLTQVAPRMALSVRQAVKSKRLQLAEQKNVPIWHNQACINISQDKKNYLFITNIDVTNLDDISTWNYTGSVDDQVILAYSIANEIDKSSPPSVCIDETIVHNKLFLVKKLLSSKKPLIISGSHSRNVNLIQAAFNISLALKKLNRDVGLILLTSSSNSIGLGLIGGISLDKVLVNIHKKKYDTMIVMENDLYRMYLKSQLESVFNCIKYIIVIDYFNNNTMKHGTLVLSAANFFESSGTILNYETRAQKFFKVYDPKFFDNQIGKLDSWKWLSYIAQRMGKSGMLWNNVDDVMNSIIDDIHDFKCLKNNLPNASFRIYGSKIARSSHRASGRTALRSNISVHEIRQPQDIDSMFSFSMEGNQQAYRFSSYIPFAWRPGWNSPQAWNKVQKTINQSLLCGDSGVLVLKGYKKNNINWFQYLSNSSKIINNCYVVPYYFLFGSEEITQRTPVLSKKIPIFWAYFSISDAQKNCLKNNSLVSFFCLDEYFQVKIRISKKLKSGQIGLPLGVSGFPFILFGQEIKKIQEIKK from the coding sequence ATGGCTGAAATTTATGTAGATGGTAAGCAGTATAATGTAGATGAATCAAATAATTTACTACATGCATGTTTATCAGCGGGTATTGATATTCCTTATTTTTGTTGGCATCCAATTTTAGGAAGTGTGGGTTTTTGTCGTCAATGTGCAGTAAAAAAATATGATTCTATGGAATTAAATCAAGGACAGATAGTTATGTCCTGTATGACTCCTGCTAAACATGGAACAATAATTTCAATTAAGGACGAAGAGTCGATAGCATTTCGTAAATTTATAATAGAACTTTTAATGACTAATCATCCACATGATTGTCCTGTATGTGAAGAAGGAGGTAATTGTCATTTGCAAGATATGACTGTAATGACTGGACATAATATACGTCGTTATAATTTTAATAAGAGAACCCATAATAATCAATATTTAGGTCCGTTTATATCTCATGAAATGAATCGTTGTATAGGATGTTATAGATGTACTAGGTATTATCAAGATTACGCTGGTGGAACTGATTTAGGAGTATTTGGTATTAGTAATAATATTTATTTTGGTAGAATTTCTGATGGTATATTAGAGAATGAACATTCTGGAAATTTAGTAGAAATATGTCCTACAGGAGTTTTTACTGATAAGACAAGTTCTGAACATTATCATAGAAAATGGGATATGCAATATGCTCCTAGTATTTGTAATTATTGTAGTATAGGTTGTAATATTAGCGTAGGTGAACGTTATGGTAAGATATGTAAAATAGAAAATAGGTATCACGGATTAATTAATCATTATTTAATTTGTGATTTAGGTCGTTTTGGATATGGATATAGTAATATTAATGATCGTCCTATAAAATCATATCATAAGATATTAAATGATAAAATCATCTTAAATGATGAACAAGCGATTGAAACTGCAGCAAATATACTAAATAAATCTAATTCTATTCTTGGAATTGGTTCTAACAGGGCTAGTATTGAGAGTAATTTTGCATTAAAAAAAATAGTTGGTGAAGAAAACTTTTCTTCAGGTTTATTATTTGAAGAACAGGATTGTATTAATTTAATTATTAACATTTTAAAAAATGGTGGAATTTATACTCCTACATTAAGAGAAATAGAAAATTATGATGTGATTGTGATTTTAGGAGAAGATTTAACTCAAGTAGCTCCTAGGATGGCTTTATCTGTTAGACAAGCTGTTAAATCTAAACGTTTGCAATTAGCGGAACAAAAAAATGTACCAATATGGCATAATCAAGCATGTATAAATATATCTCAAGATAAAAAAAATTATTTATTTATCACTAATATTGATGTAACTAATTTAGATGATATTTCAACATGGAATTATACAGGATCAGTTGATGATCAAGTCATTTTAGCGTATTCAATTGCTAATGAGATAGATAAATCTAGCCCTCCATCTGTATGTATTGATGAAACTATTGTACATAACAAATTGTTTTTAGTAAAAAAATTATTATCTAGTAAAAAACCATTAATTATATCAGGATCGCATTCAAGAAATGTGAATTTAATACAAGCTGCTTTTAATATTTCTTTAGCATTAAAAAAATTAAATCGTGATGTAGGCCTTATATTATTAACTTCTAGTAGTAATAGTATTGGATTAGGTTTAATTGGAGGTATTTCTTTAGATAAAGTATTAGTAAATATTCACAAAAAAAAATATGATACTATGATAGTAATGGAAAATGATTTGTATAGAATGTATTTAAAGTCTCAATTAGAATCAGTTTTTAATTGTATAAAATATATAATTGTTATTGATTATTTTAATAACAATACTATGAAACATGGTACGTTAGTTCTTTCTGCTGCTAATTTTTTTGAAAGTTCTGGAACAATATTAAATTATGAAACTCGGGCGCAGAAATTTTTTAAAGTTTATGATCCAAAGTTTTTTGATAATCAAATAGGTAAATTAGATAGTTGGAAGTGGTTAAGTTATATAGCTCAGCGTATGGGAAAGAGTGGTATGTTGTGGAACAATGTAGATGATGTTATGAATTCAATTATTGATGATATTCATGATTTTAAGTGTTTAAAAAATAATTTACCAAATGCATCTTTTCGCATTTATGGTAGTAAAATAGCACGTTCTTCACATAGAGCTAGTGGAAGAACTGCATTGCGCTCTAATATTAGTGTACATGAAATAAGACAACCTCAAGATATTGATTCAATGTTTTCTTTTTCTATGGAAGGTAATCAACAGGCATATAGATTTTCTTCTTACATACCTTTTGCATGGAGGCCAGGGTGGAATTCTCCACAAGCATGGAATAAAGTTCAAAAAACTATTAATCAGAGTTTATTATGTGGTGATTCAGGGGTTTTAGTATTAAAAGGATATAAAAAAAATAATATTAATTGGTTTCAATATTTATCTAATTCTTCTAAAATTATAAATAATTGTTATGTTGTTCCTTATTATTTTTTATTTGGATCAGAAGAAATAACTCAAAGAACTCCTGTTTTAAGTAAAAAAATACCTATTTTTTGGGCTTATTTTAGTATTTCAGATGCCCAAAAAAATTGCTTAAAAAATAATTCATTAGTTAGTTTTTTTTGTTTAGATGAATATTTTCAAGTTAAAATACGTATTTCAAAAAAATTAAAGTCTGGACAGATTGGTTTACCATTAGGAGTATCTGGTTTTCCGTTTATTCTTTTTGGTCAAGAAATAAAAAAAATACAGGAGATAAAAAAATGA
- the nuoF gene encoding NADH-quinone oxidoreductase subunit NuoF produces MKKILCTSETHPLTWWLGDNHNNTIWITEYRNKNGYKAAEKVCKNFNPIDVINIVKDSKLKGRGGAGFLTGNKWSLMPQYEKGVNRYLICNADEMEPGTYKDKFLMEHIPHQLIEGLLISSFALQVSRAYIFLRGEYVQAEKILNRAISEAKELGFLGKNIFGSKFTLDIVIHSGAGRYICGEETALINSLEGKRANPRYKPPFPAMVGLWGKPTCVNNVETLSNIPSIILNGVNWYKNLSKSNDTGTKLMGFSGRVKCPGLWELPFGITANELLHNYAQGMKKGLTLKAWLPGGAGTGFLTPEHLNVTMEFSSISNVGSRLGTGLAMAIDNTFSMVSIVLNLEKFFSRESCGLCTPCRDGLPWTVKILKMLEKKRGHENYITLLEELCNQLNTGRTFCAHAPGAVAPIKSAIKYFRSDFEAGLLKNKL; encoded by the coding sequence ATGAAAAAAATATTATGTACTTCTGAAACACATCCTTTAACTTGGTGGTTAGGTGATAATCATAATAACACTATTTGGATAACAGAATATCGTAATAAAAATGGATATAAAGCTGCAGAAAAAGTATGCAAAAATTTTAATCCAATAGATGTTATTAATATTGTAAAAGATTCGAAATTAAAAGGAAGAGGAGGAGCTGGGTTTTTAACTGGAAATAAATGGAGTTTAATGCCTCAGTATGAAAAAGGTGTGAATCGTTATTTAATTTGTAATGCAGATGAAATGGAACCAGGTACTTATAAAGATAAATTTTTAATGGAACATATTCCTCATCAATTGATAGAAGGATTATTAATTAGTTCTTTTGCTTTACAGGTAAGTAGAGCTTATATTTTTTTACGAGGTGAATATGTACAAGCAGAAAAAATTTTAAATCGTGCTATATCTGAAGCGAAAGAATTAGGTTTTTTAGGTAAAAATATTTTTGGAAGTAAATTTACTTTAGATATAGTTATACATAGTGGAGCAGGTCGTTATATCTGTGGAGAAGAAACAGCATTAATAAATTCGTTAGAAGGAAAAAGAGCAAATCCAAGATATAAACCGCCGTTTCCTGCTATGGTTGGTTTATGGGGAAAACCGACTTGTGTTAATAATGTAGAAACGTTATCCAATATTCCTTCCATTATTTTGAATGGAGTAAATTGGTATAAAAATTTATCTAAAAGTAATGATACTGGAACTAAATTAATGGGTTTTTCTGGCAGAGTTAAATGTCCTGGTCTATGGGAATTGCCATTTGGTATAACGGCTAATGAATTATTACATAATTATGCTCAAGGAATGAAAAAAGGTTTAACATTAAAAGCATGGTTACCAGGAGGGGCTGGTACAGGATTTCTTACTCCAGAACATTTGAATGTTACAATGGAATTTTCTAGTATTAGTAACGTAGGTAGTAGATTAGGTACAGGGTTAGCTATGGCTATTGATAATACTTTCAGTATGGTATCCATTGTGTTAAATTTAGAAAAATTTTTTTCAAGAGAATCTTGTGGTTTATGTACTCCATGTCGAGATGGTTTGCCATGGACAGTTAAAATTTTAAAAATGCTTGAAAAGAAAAGAGGACATGAAAATTATATTACATTGTTAGAAGAATTATGTAATCAATTAAATACTGGTCGCACTTTTTGCGCTCATGCTCCTGGTGCTGTAGCACCGATAAAAAGTGCTATTAAATATTTTCGATCAGATTTTGAAGCAGGTTTATTAAAAAATAAATTATAG
- the nuoH gene encoding NADH-quinone oxidoreductase subunit NuoH — MNFISSSVKEIIPSILQSFFILFTLIFFAAFLSLVERRVLALFQNRYGPNRVGYHGILQIFADMIKIAFKEDWIPNFSNRCIFIISPIIAFTSLLFVMGIIPISSNIIIINLDIGCLFFLMMAGLSVYSILFAGWSSNNKYALLGSMRAAAQTLSYEIFLGLSLMGVVAQCGSFNLLDIVNKQRYLWNIVPQFFGFLTFFIAGLAVCHRHPFDQPESEQELADGYHIEYSGMKFGLFFIGEYISIITVSSLITTMFLGGWNGPWLPDYCWFIFKTCLFILIFILIRASLPRPRYDKVMLFGWTICLPITLLNLLITGFIILLF, encoded by the coding sequence ATGAATTTTATTTCCAGTAGTGTAAAAGAAATAATCCCATCTATTCTACAATCTTTTTTTATATTATTTACATTAATTTTTTTTGCTGCATTTTTGAGTTTAGTTGAACGTAGAGTGTTAGCTTTATTTCAAAATAGATATGGTCCAAATAGAGTAGGATATCATGGAATATTACAAATATTTGCCGATATGATTAAAATAGCATTCAAAGAAGATTGGATACCTAATTTTAGTAATCGTTGTATATTTATTATTTCTCCAATAATTGCGTTTACTTCATTATTATTTGTTATGGGAATAATTCCTATTAGTTCTAATATAATCATTATTAATTTAGACATTGGTTGTTTATTCTTTTTAATGATGGCTGGGTTGTCAGTATATTCTATTTTATTTGCAGGTTGGTCTAGTAATAATAAATATGCTTTGTTAGGCTCTATGAGAGCAGCTGCGCAAACGTTGAGTTATGAAATATTTTTGGGTTTGTCGTTAATGGGTGTAGTAGCACAATGCGGATCTTTTAATTTATTAGATATAGTAAATAAACAACGTTATTTATGGAATATTGTTCCTCAATTTTTTGGTTTTTTAACTTTTTTTATTGCAGGTCTAGCAGTATGTCATAGACATCCTTTTGATCAACCAGAATCTGAACAGGAGTTAGCAGATGGTTATCATATTGAATATTCTGGTATGAAATTTGGACTATTTTTTATTGGTGAATACATTTCTATTATCACTGTATCTAGTTTAATTACAACGATGTTTTTAGGTGGTTGGAATGGCCCATGGTTACCAGATTATTGTTGGTTTATTTTTAAAACTTGTTTGTTTATTTTGATATTTATTTTAATTAGAGCTTCTTTGCCTAGACCCAGATACGATAAAGTAATGTTATTTGGTTGGACAATATGCTTACCGATAACATTGTTAAATTTATTAATTACTGGTTTTATTATATTATTATTTTAA